The DNA region TCTGTTTATTTCCTTTACCATTGACCAAAATTAAACCCCTAGCAAGTTGTAAATCTTTCAAAGTAATATTTACCAATTCACTTACCCTTAGCCCAGAAGAATATAACAACTCCATTATAGCCCTATCCCTTAAGCCAAGTTCTTCGTTTATATCTGGTGCTTCTATTAATTCTGCAATTTGTTGTTGATATAAAAACTTAGGTAGTTTTTTTTCTGTTTTCGGTGAATGTAGTTTAGTTATCGGGTTATTTTGTAAATAACCATGTTTTACTAAGTACTTAAAAAAGGATCTAATGGCTGACAGTTTTCTATTTATTGATTTCTTAGAGTAATTTTGATTTTGAAGATATGCTAAAAATCTTCTAATAGTTAAATGACTAACTGATTTGTGTCCCTCATCACCTTGTTCTAGAAAGCTTAGGAACTGTTCTAAATCCACTCTGTAATTAGTTATGGTATGAGGAGAACAGTTTTTTTCAACAGAATACCCTTGTAAAAATTCATCTACCCACATTTTCATATTCCCACCTACACTTATATAATATCAAAGTAAATTATTTTTTTCAAGGGAAATTATAAACTTTTCGTAAAATTTATAATTGTTTCTAGGGCTCTGTCTTTATAATATTCATATTTTTGTTTTTTATCTTTTATTTTTTTCTCCGGTGGTAAAAAAAGTCCAAAGTTAATATTCATAGGCTGAAAATTTTTTATGCTTGAATCAGATAAATAATTAGTTAAGGAACCTATAGCCGTTTCTCTAGGAAAAGATTTATCAAAAATAATACTATAAGCAACAGCCAATCCTGTAGCTATAGCTTCCACATAACCTTCAGATCCTGTAATCTGTCCAGCAAAATAGTAATTAGGATTGTGTTTTAACTGCAGTTTATTATTTAGTAAAGAAGGGGAGTTTATATATGTATTACGATGCATTACTCCATACCGTACAAATTCTGCTTTTTCTAGACCGGGAATTAGCCTAAATACCCGTTTTTGTTCACCCCATTTTAAATGGGTTTGAAAACCTACTAAATTATACAAAGTTCCTTCTTTATTATCTTGCCTTAACTGCACCACTGCATGATAGGTTTCCTTTGTTTCTGGATGTTCTAAACCTACAGGTTTTAACGGACCAAAAAGTAGTGTTTTTTCTCCCCGCCTTGCCATTTCTTCTATTGGCATACATCCTTCAAAATAGATTTCCTTTTCAAATTCTTTAATTGGTACAACCTCTGCGTTAATTAATTCATGGTAAAATCTTTGGTATTGTTCTTCATTCATTGGGCAGTTAATATACTCCCCATCTCCTTTACCATATCTAGAAGCAAAATAAGCTTTGGAAAAATCTATAGATTCCTTTGTCACTATAGGAGCTGCAGCATCGTAGAAATATAAGTATTCATCCCCTGTTAAACTTTTTATACTTTCAGCCAATTTACCGGTAGTTAAAGGTCCACTAGCTATTACTGTAGGATATGAAAAATTCAAATCTGTAACCTCTTCATTTATAACAGTAATATTGGGATGATTTTTTATTTTTTCAGTAATCATTTTTGCAAACAAATGTCTATCTACCGCTAAAGCCCCTCCTGCCGGAACCTTAGTTTGATCAGCACATTCCATCAATAAAGAATTAAGTAATCTGAGTTCTTCTTTTAATAGTCCAACGGCATTGGTAAGACTGGCGGCTCTAAGGGAATTACTACAAACTAATTCACCAAATAGGTCAGTATGGTGTGCAAGGGAATTAACCTTTGGCCGCATTTCATATAACTCAACTTTAAAACCATGATTAGCTAACTGCCAAGCACACTCTGAACCTGCCAATCCTGCTCCAATTACTATTACTTTATTCATATTTTCAACTCCTGTCTTTAACAAAGCCACATTTTTCACTAGAACAAACAAATTTTTTATTGTTTCCTCTACCTTTTTCCACTAAATAACTTCCACATTTAGGACAAATTTCCCCAATTGGTTTATCCCATGATTGAAACTCACATTCTGGATATCTAGAACAGCCAAAAAATTGTCTTCCCTTTTTGGTTTTCCTTATCACAACTTTACCTTGTTTACAAATAGGACAAACAATTCCTAATTCCTCAACTAAGGTTTTTGTATTTCTACATTCAGGAAAACCTGGGCAAGCTAAAAATCTTCCAAACTTACCTAATTTATAAACCATATTTCTACCACATTTTTCACAAACAACATCACTTATTTCATCTTCTAATTCAACTTGAGGTATTTGGGCTTCTGCTTTTTGTAAATCTTTCTGAAAATCTTCATAAAAAGCTTTTATTAAATCTTCCCAAGATTCTTTCCCTTCTTCAATTTTATCTAATTTATCTTCCATTTGGGCTGTAAAGGATATATCTACAATTTTAGGAAAATGTTCTAACATTAAATCTGTAACTATTTCCCCTAATTCTGTAGGTACAAAAACTTTTTTATCTTTTATTACATAACCACGATTAGAAATTGTATCGATTATAGGTGCATATGTACTTGGTCTTCCAATTCCTTTTTCTTCTAGAGTTTTAACTAACATTGCCTCAGTAAATCTTGGAGGTGGTTGAGTAAAATGTTGTTTAGGATCAACTTTCAAAAGATTTAATATCTCACCTTCTTTAACAATCCCTTTGAAAACCAACTCTTCATCTTCTATTTCATCTTGACCTTCAAGATAAACTTCAGTAAAACCAGAAAACTTTAGAATTGAACCAGTTTGTCTAAAAGTGTAATCTGAATTTTTTATATCTATAGTAAGAACATTATAAACAGCTGAAGCCATTTGAGAAGCAATAGTCCTTAACCAAATCAATTTATATAACTTATATTGATCATTAGTTAAAAACTCTTTAATTTCATCGGGATTATTGTTTAAATCTGTAGGTCTTATGGCCTCATGGGCTTCTTGTGCATTTTTTTTGCTTTTATATTTCCTTATCTCTTTACTAATATATTTTTCACCATAATTATTGACTATATAATTTCTTAAATTTCTTATAAACTCATCGGATAATCTAGTTGAGTCTGTTCTTATATAAGTAATTAAACCTACAGAACCCCTTTTACCTAGTTTTATTCCTTCATAAAGCTGTTGAGCAATCATCATAGTTTTTTTAGGAGAAAAATTTAGTTTTCTAGCTGCTTCTTGTTGCAAATTACTAGTAGTAAAAGGAGGAGAAGGATGTTTCTGCCTCTCTGTTTCCTTAACTTTATCAACTAAAAACTGACCTTTTTCGATGACAGAAACTATCCTGTCCATTTCTTCTTTAGTATTGATTTCTATTTTATCATCTTTATAACTTACTAATTTAGGCTGTAATATTTCTTGCTGAGCATTTTGTAATTCAACTTGTAAAGTCCAATACTCTTTGGGGATAAAGTCTCTTATCTCCCTTTCCCTGTCAACTATTAATCTAACAGCTACCGATTGAACCCGTCCTGCACTTAAACCCTTTTTTACTTTCCTCCAAAGCAATGGACTAATTTTATATCCTACTATTCTATCTAAAATTCTTCTAGCTTGTTGCGCATCGACTAAAGCTTGATCGATATTTCTTGGATTTTTAAAACCTTCCTTAATAGCTTTGGGAGTAATTTCATTAAATACCACCCTACATCTTTCCGTTGTATCTATTCCAAAACTATTAGCAAGATGCCATGAAATAGCCTCTCCTTCTCGATCAGGGTCTGTAGCTAGAAAAATTTTATCTGCTTTTTTGCCAGCCTTTTTTAGTTCCTGCAATATTTTACCTTTCCCTCTAATTGTTATATATTTAACTTCTAAACTTTCTAAGTCCACACCTAACTGGCTTTTAGGTAGATCTATAATATGGCCCATTGATGCTTTAACATCATAATTTTTGCCTAAAAATTTTTTTATAGTTTTTGCTTTAGATGGTGACTCCACAATTACCAAATTCATAATAACCCTCCTCACGGGAAATGACTTTATAATTTTATTTAATTTTTTACTAAAAGTCAACTTTTCCCACCCATTGATATGTATTAAACCCGATTTTTTTAATTAAACCCTTTATTTCAAGGGTAATTAAATTAGATAATATTTGGGAAATCTCTAATCCTGTAGTTAATACTAAATATTCAACGGAAAATTCTTGTCCCATTGTAGCTTTAACTATTTCTTTTTCTACAGAAGTTAAATTAATATCCCCTCTTTGTTGATTACAACTATATTGTACGTTATATTCAGATAATATATCTTCATATTTACTAACAACTATTGCACCTTCTTTCAACAATTTATTAGTACCTGTACTAAGAACACTATTGATATTTCCCGGCACTGCAAAAACATCTCGACCTTGAGAAAGGGCAAAATCGGCAGTTATTAATGAACCACTTTTTAAACTAGCTTCCACTACAACGACCCCTTTAGCTAAACCACTTATTATCCTGTTCCGTGCAGGAAAATTCCCTGATAACGGTAAAGTCCCTAATGGAAAAGTAGTTAACAATAATCCTTTTTCCTCCATCTCCCTATACAACTTTTCATTTTGTTTTGGATAAATTACATCTAGACCACAACCTAAAACTCCAATGGAACTCCCTTGACCTTCCAAAGCTCCTTTATGGGCCCAAGCATCTATCCCACTAGCCATCCCACTAGTTATTGTATAGCCATTTTTACTTAGAAATTCCCCCATTTCCTGTGCCACCTTTTTCCCATACCAAGTTCCTTTTCTAGACCCTACAATAGCTATATTGTTTAGATTTTTAAGCAAGTCAGTATTTCCTTTACAAAATATTATTGGAGGTGGGTCGTAAATTTCTTTTAATAGCATAGGATAATCAGGATCTTCTTTAATTAAAATCTTTATATTTTTTTCTTTATATTTTAATATAGTTTCCTCTATACAGAAATTATTCATAATTTTTTCTAAATTTTCTTTTGTTTGATTATCTAATTGGAGTGATGTTTCCTTGAATTTTTCTTTAAGTTCCACTATTGAATTTACTTTTGTTGTTATCAACTCCATTTTTTTAGGCCCTATACCTTTTACATAAGTTAATAAAAGCAATAATTCCAATTTATCTTTCATATAAACTCACCCCTTTAGTTGATAATTCTACTAAATTTCGATAATTCCTCTAATTTACAAAAAAAGAACGGGTAAAATTCCCGTTCTTTACTCATCATATTTATAAATTAACTCTCGATTTTCCCAAGTCCGCAATTTAATATGATCCTCATCTACTTCCAATAAATAATTAGGTAACATAGGAGTTTTACCATACCCTTTGGGAGCATTGACAATATATGTTGGAATAGCTAAACCACTGGTATAGCCCCTTAATTTCTCCATTATTTCCAGCCCTTCTTCTACCCTTGTCATAAAATGGGTTGTTCCTTTAACACTCTTAGCATGGAAAATATAATATGGTCTTATTCTTACCTTTAATAATTCATGATTAAGTTTTTTCATTATATGGGGATCATTATTGATTTTATTTAATAAAACCGCCTGATTCCCCATAACAACCCCTGCTTTTGCCAACATATCTGTAGCTTTTTTAACTTCTTTAGTTATTTCTTTAGGATGATTAAATTGAGTATTAAGATAAATGGGAGCATATTTTTCTAAAATTTCACAAAGCTCTTTAGTTATTCTTTGTGGTATAGTTACTAATGCCCTTGTACCAATTCGTATAATTTCCACATGGGGAATATTCCTCAATTCTCCTAAAAGCCAATCTAGTGTACTATCTGCTAACATCAAGGCATCTCCACCGGTCACTAATACATCTCTAATTTCACTATTTGACCGAATATATTCAATTGCCTCTAATAATTGATCCTTAGGTAAATTTTTATCTACTTCTCCTATATTTCTTCTCCTTTGACAATGTCTACAATACATAGCACACTGGTTAGTTACATTTATAATTAACCTATCAGGATATCTTCTAGTAATACCAGGAGCTGGAGATGTATATTGCTCTCCCATTGGATCTTCATGTCCTGAATCATCTAGAATTTCCGCCAACTGAGGTAAAGATTGTAATCTAATAGGACAGGTTGGATCATCCTTAGACATTAAAGCTGCATAGTAAGGTGATATAGCCCACCTATTTTTTTCTCCAGATTTTTTTATTTCTTCTATTTCTTTATCAGTTAAATTTAAAATGGCAGATAAAGTCTCTACATCACTGATTCTATGTTTGATTTGCCATTTCCAATTATTCCAATCCTCTTCAGTCCCCCCTAGCATCTGAAGAAGTTTAGCCTTCTGCTGATTGTACTGTTCTTCTATACCATATCCTACCGGTATTTTATCTTTAACATCTAAATAATCTTGAATACGACTCTTTAATTCAGCAGCTCTTTTTAATGACACCTCTCTTTTATTAATTTCATTCATTCTACCACCTCCAAATTACATTATAACTTAAAATCTTTCGTGTTTCAATTTTTTTGATATTCTACATTTCTTCCGGAGCTTCTATTCCTAATAAATTTAAACCATTTTTAATAACTTGAGCAGTGGCTTTTGCCAGCATCAGTCTACCCTGTCTAATATGTGGATTTTCTTCTTTATTGATAGGACAATAATGATAGTATCTGTTAAACTCTTTAGCTACAGTAATTAAATACCTAGCAATTACCGATGGCTTATATCCTTGTATACTATTTTTAACTATATCAGGAAATTGACTTAATTTTTTCACTAAACCATCTTCATATTCGCTATTTAATGCAGCAAAATCTGGGTTTACTTCCTCAGCAACACTTTTCCTTAACAAACTACAAATTCTAGCATGGGAATACTGAACATACGGGCCAGTTTCACCATTGAAATCCAATATCTTATCCCAATCAAAAATAACATTTTTTATTCTATCATTGTATAAGTCTCCAAAAATTATAGCACCTACTCCCACCTGTTTACTAACTTCATCTTTATTTTTTAGATTAGGATTTTTTTCTAATATTATTTCTTTAGTTAAACTAATAGCCTTTTTAATTACATCATCTAGAAATATTAAATTACCTTTACGGGTAGACATTTTACCTTCTTGAAATCTAAAAAGGCCAAAAGGTATATGCTCACAGTTTTCGCTAAACTCAAACCCTGCTATAGCTAAAGTCTTAAAAACTTGTTTGAAGTGGAGAGATTGTTCTGCTCCAACAACATATAACATTTTATCAAATTTATAGTTATTATATCTATAAATAGCTGCACAAATATCTCTAGTAGCATATAAGGTGGCCCCATCTTTTTTCCTTAATAATATAGGAGGTAAATCAAATTTATCTAAATTTACGATTAAAGCTCCTTCACTTATTTCAGTTATTCCTTTATTTATCAGGGTTTCTAAAGTCTCAGGAATTAGGTCATTATAAAATTGTTCTCCTTTATAACTGTCAAAATGTACTCCTAAGATATCGTAAATCCGCTTTAATTCTTTTAAACTAATATCTCTAAACATTTGCCATTTAGCCATCTTTTCTTCATCGCCATTTTCTAAATCCTTAAAAGTATCTCTAGCAAGATCTTCTAAAGATGGGTCTTTTTCTGCTTCTTCATGGAATTTAACATATAAATCATAAAGGTATTTAACGGGATCTTCTGAATTATTTAAAGTTTCTATATCTCCCCATTTATCAAAGGCCACAATAACTTTACCAAATTGAGTACCCCAATCACCGATGTGATTTATGCCAACAACATTAAAACCTAGAAATTTATGGATTTTATAAAGGCTATTACCTATAACTGTACTTCTCAAATGGCCAATACCAAAAGGCTTAGCGATATTAGGAGATGAAAAATCTATAACAACAGTTTTTCCTTCCCCTAAATTAGAACTTCCAAATTTATCACCTTGCTCTAGTATTTCCTTTATTGTTTCTTCCATAAGCTTTGTTGTATCAATAAAGAAATTAACATATGGTCCTAAGTTTACTACCTTAGAAAAACCTTCAGGTTTTTCTATTTTTTCCACTAACTCTTGTGCAATAATAGCAGGAGCTTTTCTTAAAGTCTTTGCTAATGAAAATGTAGGAAAAGCTAAATCTCCATACTCAGGATTATCTGGTTGTTCTATTAAATCAAATATTTCCTGTCTATTTAATCCTGTTAATCCTTCTAATATTTCACTAATGACCTTTTTATATTTATCCATAGTCTACCGCCTTTCAAAATTAGTATTTACTAATAACATTAAAAAATTATATATTTAAAATTATTAATGTGAGGATATACTAATAAAAGTCAATATTATATTGTCCTCCAATGAAAATCTCCTCTCTCTAAACCCTTTAGTAAAATTTCTGCAGTAGCTATATTTGTAGCTACTGGTATATTATGTACATCACATAGTCTCAGTAATGCTGTAATATCAGGTTCATGGGGCTGAGCCATTAAGGGATCTCTAAAAAATAATACTAGATCCATTGAATTCTCTGCAATTTTAGCTCCTATTTGCTGATCTCCCCCTAAAGGACCGGATAAAAATCTGTTAACCTTAAGTCCTGTAGCATCTGATATTTTTTTACCTGTAGTTCCTGTGGCATATAGGGTATGGGCTTCTAAAATTTTTTGATAAGCTATGCAAAAATTAACCATTTGTTGTTTTTTTCTATCATGGGCTATTAAAGCTATATTCATCCAACATTCCTCCTAAGCAAGGTGAAAATATGTATCCAAACATTTACTACATAAAAAGCAAAGACTTTTCTAAAGAAACATTATATCAATTAACTGGCGTTTTGGCAAAACATAGAGAAGAAATTATAAAATTCAGAGATACTAAAAATGAAAAAAGCAAAAAAATTGAAATATTAGTTAAAGATGATTTTGAGAAATTAGGTTTTTTACATTCGGTAACTAATGATATTTATCCCCTTTTCAAAAAGGGTAGTTTATTTGAAGTAGATTTTTACCACCCTCAATATAAAATTGCCATTGAAATAGAAAAAAGTAATCTTTACAGTAAAGTATGGTTAGCTTTATATAAACAATTAGAGTCAAAGGAAATTAAACATGGAATCATTATGGTTCCTAGTATTAAATACTCAAAATCTAAAGTTGAAAATACCTTCCAACTTACTTATCAACGTATTATTAACAATAGTGTTCATTTATTAAAAAACATTGATTCCCTCATAATTATAGGATATTAAACAAAGCCCTTAGGGGCTTTGTTTAATTCTAGATAAATTAAAATTCAAATTCTGTAGAAGCGACAATTAATTTCACAGCATTATTTAAATCATCTACACTTACCATCTCTGAAGGACTGTGTATATAGCGGCAGGGAATTGAAACAACACCTGCCCATACCCCTTCTCTAGAAACGTGGATAGCTCCAGAATCAGTGCCACCAAATTCAAGGACTTCTAGTTGATATGGAATAGATAATTCCTTTGCTTTTTGAATCAACATATCTTTAACCATAGGATGAACCATTATAGACATATCCTTAATCTTAATAGCTGGCCCTTTACCAAGTTCAACAGCCATCCTATGAGCTTTAGGGGTATCACCTACTGCTGTGACATCTACAGCTATAGCTAAGTCTGGGTCTATCCTATAAGCTGCCGTTTTAGCTCCCCTTAATCCAACTTCTTCTTGCACGGTAAAGACAAAGTATAAATTATGTTCAGGGTTTTTAATTTGTTTTAATGCGTTAATCAATACCCAGCAACCTGCCCTATCATCTAAAGCTTTACCTATAACTTTATCACCTTTGTTTTCAAATTCCCTATGAATTACTGCAACTTCCCCAATACTTATTAACTTTTCTGCTTCCTCTTTTGAATTAACTCCAATATCAATAAACATTTTGTCTAAAGTTAATTTTGGAATATCTGTTATTTTCTCACTGCCTATAACTCCAATAATTCCACAATCCAATTTTACCCTTTGACCTAAAAGAATATAAGGGGAAACCCCTCCAATATTAGTAAATCTTAAAAAACCTTCTTTTTCTATGTATGTAACTAATAAACCGATTTCATCTATATGGCTGGCATACATGATTTTTTTATCACTTTGACCTTTTTTTAGTGCAATAACATTACCTAGTTTATCAACAAAGATTTCATCACAATAGTCTCTAATTTCTTCAATAATTAAATCAGCTACCCTTTTTTCATGACCAGAGGGTCCAAAACTTTCTGATAAACGTTTCAATAATTCCATTATATTAAACCTCCTTCAGAAATTTCTTTTAAAATAGCACTAACTAATTTAGTAGTATTTTCAAAGTCTTGGGCATTCATTAAGGATACGGGAGAATGGATATATCTACAAGGTACTGAGATGGTAAAGGTTTGAATCCCTTCCCTTGTTAAATGAATTTTCCCTGCATCGTTACCACCAACAGCTGTTTGACGATATTGGTAAGGTATATTATTTGCTTCCGCTATTTTTACTACCTCTTTCAAAATGTTTTTTTGTACAATAATTGAAGCATCGATTACCGATAATGCTGGCCCATGTCCTAAACGGGTAGAAAACCTATGTTCTACACTTTCAGGGACATCAGAAGCAGAAGTCCCTTCTAAAACAATAGCTATATCTGGATTGACTGTATAAGCAGCTACTGTTGCTCCCCTTAATCCCACCTCTTCTTGTACAGTAAAAGCTCCATAAATTGGGAAAGGAAAATCACTTTTTAAAATCTCAGCTAAAATAGCACAACCTACCCTATCATCAAAAGCTTTACCTTTATATAATTGATCATTTATTTTAGCAAATTGAGTATCAAAGGAACAATAATCCCCTAACTTTACAGATCTTTTAGCATCTTCTTCACTTTTAGCCCCAATATCTATAAAAAGTTGTTCAAAACTCAAAGCAACTTCCCTTTCACTAGGTTTTTGTAAGTGGATAGGTTTTGCTCCGATTACTCCTTTAATTAAATCATCCCCTATTTGTACAGTCTTTGATACTAAAACCCTTGGATCTATTCCTCCCACTGGTCTGAATTTTAACAATCCATTTCTTTCAATAGATGTGATCATTAAACCAATTTCATCCATGTGAGCAGCTATCATTACTTTAGGACCTTTTTTATCTTTACCTTTAATGGCAATTAAATTTCCCAAATAATCTGACTGAAATTCATCTACATAGGGCCCCAATTCCTCTTTTAATAACTTTGCTACTTTTACTTCATTACCTGCTACACCATGGGCATTTGAAAGCTTTTCTAATAGCATTTTA from Anaerobranca gottschalkii DSM 13577 includes:
- the dprA gene encoding DNA-processing protein DprA — encoded protein: MKDKLELLLLLTYVKGIGPKKMELITTKVNSIVELKEKFKETSLQLDNQTKENLEKIMNNFCIEETILKYKEKNIKILIKEDPDYPMLLKEIYDPPPIIFCKGNTDLLKNLNNIAIVGSRKGTWYGKKVAQEMGEFLSKNGYTITSGMASGIDAWAHKGALEGQGSSIGVLGCGLDVIYPKQNEKLYREMEEKGLLLTTFPLGTLPLSGNFPARNRIISGLAKGVVVVEASLKSGSLITADFALSQGRDVFAVPGNINSVLSTGTNKLLKEGAIVVSKYEDILSEYNVQYSCNQQRGDINLTSVEKEIVKATMGQEFSVEYLVLTTGLEISQILSNLITLEIKGLIKKIGFNTYQWVGKVDF
- a CDS encoding M42 family metallopeptidase; this encodes MELLKRLSESFGPSGHEKRVADLIIEEIRDYCDEIFVDKLGNVIALKKGQSDKKIMYASHIDEIGLLVTYIEKEGFLRFTNIGGVSPYILLGQRVKLDCGIIGVIGSEKITDIPKLTLDKMFIDIGVNSKEEAEKLISIGEVAVIHREFENKGDKVIGKALDDRAGCWVLINALKQIKNPEHNLYFVFTVQEEVGLRGAKTAAYRIDPDLAIAVDVTAVGDTPKAHRMAVELGKGPAIKIKDMSIMVHPMVKDMLIQKAKELSIPYQLEVLEFGGTDSGAIHVSREGVWAGVVSIPCRYIHSPSEMVSVDDLNNAVKLIVASTEFEF
- the trmFO gene encoding methylenetetrahydrofolate--tRNA-(uracil(54)-C(5))-methyltransferase (FADH(2)-oxidizing) TrmFO; this encodes MNKVIVIGAGLAGSECAWQLANHGFKVELYEMRPKVNSLAHHTDLFGELVCSNSLRAASLTNAVGLLKEELRLLNSLLMECADQTKVPAGGALAVDRHLFAKMITEKIKNHPNITVINEEVTDLNFSYPTVIASGPLTTGKLAESIKSLTGDEYLYFYDAAAPIVTKESIDFSKAYFASRYGKGDGEYINCPMNEEQYQRFYHELINAEVVPIKEFEKEIYFEGCMPIEEMARRGEKTLLFGPLKPVGLEHPETKETYHAVVQLRQDNKEGTLYNLVGFQTHLKWGEQKRVFRLIPGLEKAEFVRYGVMHRNTYINSPSLLNNKLQLKHNPNYYFAGQITGSEGYVEAIATGLAVAYSIIFDKSFPRETAIGSLTNYLSDSSIKNFQPMNINFGLFLPPEKKIKDKKQKYEYYKDRALETIINFTKSL
- a CDS encoding M42 family metallopeptidase, translated to MLLEKLSNAHGVAGNEVKVAKLLKEELGPYVDEFQSDYLGNLIAIKGKDKKGPKVMIAAHMDEIGLMITSIERNGLLKFRPVGGIDPRVLVSKTVQIGDDLIKGVIGAKPIHLQKPSEREVALSFEQLFIDIGAKSEEDAKRSVKLGDYCSFDTQFAKINDQLYKGKAFDDRVGCAILAEILKSDFPFPIYGAFTVQEEVGLRGATVAAYTVNPDIAIVLEGTSASDVPESVEHRFSTRLGHGPALSVIDASIIVQKNILKEVVKIAEANNIPYQYRQTAVGGNDAGKIHLTREGIQTFTISVPCRYIHSPVSLMNAQDFENTTKLVSAILKEISEGGLI
- the eam gene encoding glutamate 2,3-aminomutase, with amino-acid sequence MNEINKREVSLKRAAELKSRIQDYLDVKDKIPVGYGIEEQYNQQKAKLLQMLGGTEEDWNNWKWQIKHRISDVETLSAILNLTDKEIEEIKKSGEKNRWAISPYYAALMSKDDPTCPIRLQSLPQLAEILDDSGHEDPMGEQYTSPAPGITRRYPDRLIINVTNQCAMYCRHCQRRRNIGEVDKNLPKDQLLEAIEYIRSNSEIRDVLVTGGDALMLADSTLDWLLGELRNIPHVEIIRIGTRALVTIPQRITKELCEILEKYAPIYLNTQFNHPKEITKEVKKATDMLAKAGVVMGNQAVLLNKINNDPHIMKKLNHELLKVRIRPYYIFHAKSVKGTTHFMTRVEEGLEIMEKLRGYTSGLAIPTYIVNAPKGYGKTPMLPNYLLEVDEDHIKLRTWENRELIYKYDE
- the xerC gene encoding tyrosine recombinase XerC, which codes for MKMWVDEFLQGYSVEKNCSPHTITNYRVDLEQFLSFLEQGDEGHKSVSHLTIRRFLAYLQNQNYSKKSINRKLSAIRSFFKYLVKHGYLQNNPITKLHSPKTEKKLPKFLYQQQIAELIEAPDINEELGLRDRAIMELLYSSGLRVSELVNITLKDLQLARGLILVNGKGNKQRYVYVGSKACEFIRLYLEKSRVKLMKNKKHPYLFVNKFGDAITDRSIRRIIDKYVEILAIKFNVSPHTFRHSFATHLLDNGADLRAVQEMLGHTNIKTTQIYTHITKDKLKNVYLANHPRA
- the topA gene encoding type I DNA topoisomerase, which gives rise to MNLVIVESPSKAKTIKKFLGKNYDVKASMGHIIDLPKSQLGVDLESLEVKYITIRGKGKILQELKKAGKKADKIFLATDPDREGEAISWHLANSFGIDTTERCRVVFNEITPKAIKEGFKNPRNIDQALVDAQQARRILDRIVGYKISPLLWRKVKKGLSAGRVQSVAVRLIVDREREIRDFIPKEYWTLQVELQNAQQEILQPKLVSYKDDKIEINTKEEMDRIVSVIEKGQFLVDKVKETERQKHPSPPFTTSNLQQEAARKLNFSPKKTMMIAQQLYEGIKLGKRGSVGLITYIRTDSTRLSDEFIRNLRNYIVNNYGEKYISKEIRKYKSKKNAQEAHEAIRPTDLNNNPDEIKEFLTNDQYKLYKLIWLRTIASQMASAVYNVLTIDIKNSDYTFRQTGSILKFSGFTEVYLEGQDEIEDEELVFKGIVKEGEILNLLKVDPKQHFTQPPPRFTEAMLVKTLEEKGIGRPSTYAPIIDTISNRGYVIKDKKVFVPTELGEIVTDLMLEHFPKIVDISFTAQMEDKLDKIEEGKESWEDLIKAFYEDFQKDLQKAEAQIPQVELEDEISDVVCEKCGRNMVYKLGKFGRFLACPGFPECRNTKTLVEELGIVCPICKQGKVVIRKTKKGRQFFGCSRYPECEFQSWDKPIGEICPKCGSYLVEKGRGNNKKFVCSSEKCGFVKDRS
- the mgsA gene encoding methylglyoxal synthase, which encodes MNIALIAHDRKKQQMVNFCIAYQKILEAHTLYATGTTGKKISDATGLKVNRFLSGPLGGDQQIGAKIAENSMDLVLFFRDPLMAQPHEPDITALLRLCDVHNIPVATNIATAEILLKGLERGDFHWRTI
- the argS gene encoding arginine--tRNA ligase, which encodes MDKYKKVISEILEGLTGLNRQEIFDLIEQPDNPEYGDLAFPTFSLAKTLRKAPAIIAQELVEKIEKPEGFSKVVNLGPYVNFFIDTTKLMEETIKEILEQGDKFGSSNLGEGKTVVIDFSSPNIAKPFGIGHLRSTVIGNSLYKIHKFLGFNVVGINHIGDWGTQFGKVIVAFDKWGDIETLNNSEDPVKYLYDLYVKFHEEAEKDPSLEDLARDTFKDLENGDEEKMAKWQMFRDISLKELKRIYDILGVHFDSYKGEQFYNDLIPETLETLINKGITEISEGALIVNLDKFDLPPILLRKKDGATLYATRDICAAIYRYNNYKFDKMLYVVGAEQSLHFKQVFKTLAIAGFEFSENCEHIPFGLFRFQEGKMSTRKGNLIFLDDVIKKAISLTKEIILEKNPNLKNKDEVSKQVGVGAIIFGDLYNDRIKNVIFDWDKILDFNGETGPYVQYSHARICSLLRKSVAEEVNPDFAALNSEYEDGLVKKLSQFPDIVKNSIQGYKPSVIARYLITVAKEFNRYYHYCPINKEENPHIRQGRLMLAKATAQVIKNGLNLLGIEAPEEM